A portion of the Stigmatella aurantiaca DW4/3-1 genome contains these proteins:
- a CDS encoding phosphoglycerate mutase family protein translates to MKTILIFNVDISKSGLGLFRRALLWGLLPVFLMGCATPSAAVPVPRETTVWVVRHAEKETGESRDPPLSEVGKVRAADLARRLRGEGVDAFFVSPTLRTKATAEPLARASGKALLSYEPKDFKGLRERILRDFREKTVLVVGHSNTVLEILEALGAQRPVPALADEDYDYLFQVTLPAEGAVSVKALRYGAEHHM, encoded by the coding sequence ATGAAAACGATTCTCATTTTCAATGTCGATATCTCGAAATCCGGACTCGGGCTGTTCCGCCGGGCACTGCTCTGGGGGCTCCTGCCGGTTTTCCTGATGGGCTGTGCCACCCCCAGCGCGGCTGTTCCGGTCCCCCGCGAGACGACGGTGTGGGTGGTCCGCCACGCCGAGAAGGAGACGGGGGAGTCCAGGGACCCCCCGCTGAGCGAGGTGGGGAAGGTCCGGGCCGCCGATCTGGCCAGGCGCCTGAGAGGGGAAGGGGTGGACGCGTTCTTCGTCAGCCCCACCCTGCGCACGAAGGCCACCGCGGAACCGCTGGCGCGCGCCTCCGGAAAGGCGCTGTTGAGCTATGAGCCCAAGGACTTCAAGGGCTTGCGTGAGCGCATCCTGCGGGACTTCCGCGAGAAGACAGTCCTGGTGGTGGGCCACTCCAACACCGTGCTGGAGATCCTGGAGGCGCTGGGGGCCCAGCGCCCGGTCCCGGCGTTGGCCGACGAGGACTATGACTACCTTTTCCAGGTGACCCTTCCCGCGGAGGGCGCGGTGAGCGTGAAGGCCCTCCGGTACGGGGCTGAACACCACATGTAG
- a CDS encoding GMC family oxidoreductase N-terminal domain-containing protein, giving the protein MRQLSSSLERLGEHWPVVIVGSGYGGAIAASRLARAGQKVCVLERGKERLPGEFPRTSGQLLKDVQMSGPGGSLLGKLRLGSPTGLLSLHLLGDVAVLTGCGLGGTSLINANVALRPDPRVLQDESWPAAFRADIGGRIADGFTHVERMLGVQPYPENRPAPRKLNLLEQAAEAVGGRFFRPPLSIHFEAGVNPAGVRQGACTLCGDCATGCNVGAKNSTQMNYLPDAQRHGAELFTHVAVHHLARHQGHWRVYYRLVGVGREVFDSPLQFLTADRVILSAGTLGSTEILMRSRAAGLPLSRELGRHFSGNGDLMGFGYNLDVPVDSVGYGDEPMEGRGPVGPSITGVIEVKDPDSMERSMVVEEGAVPAALGGYLPTLFAAVAPIMGEDTDEGFVDGMKEQARVMEGLVRGPYHGALHHTQTLFVMSHDSGSGELRLDGDSLRVVWPGVGRQENFVRGDQKMRKATEVFGGTYVRNPMGTRWLDNAILVTHPLGGCVMAEDAASGVVDHEGRVFSEESGTAVHAGLYVCDGAVIPRSLGTNPFLTISAVAERFCALMAQREGWHIDYSALPGQLPPAPAKPVGLRFTESLQGIISGAVDEDYREAAAPDRAGASSFRFIITVLVADVNALLDDPMHATRVTGCVLAPGLSPQPLTVTKGTLQVLVPDPQQPSVKQMRYRMQLLAESGERFFFEGFKQLVDDPGLDMWEDTTTLFVTVRRGEGPGDPLIQKGVLRITLDDFARQCSTFRVTNASSTQEQLHAVGRFGRFFLGGLFDIYWKPVGPEELTA; this is encoded by the coding sequence ATGCGTCAGCTGTCCTCTTCTCTTGAGAGATTGGGTGAACACTGGCCCGTGGTGATCGTGGGTTCGGGTTACGGGGGAGCCATTGCCGCCTCCCGGTTGGCCCGGGCGGGGCAGAAGGTCTGCGTCCTGGAGAGAGGCAAGGAGCGTTTGCCGGGCGAGTTTCCCCGGACCAGTGGCCAGCTTTTGAAAGATGTGCAGATGTCCGGGCCAGGCGGGAGCCTGCTGGGCAAGCTTCGGCTCGGGTCCCCCACGGGATTGCTCTCATTGCACCTGCTGGGCGATGTGGCCGTGCTCACCGGGTGCGGCCTGGGAGGCACCTCGCTCATCAATGCCAATGTGGCGCTGCGGCCGGACCCGCGCGTCCTCCAGGACGAGAGCTGGCCCGCGGCATTCCGCGCGGACATCGGCGGCCGGATCGCGGATGGTTTCACCCACGTGGAGCGGATGCTGGGCGTCCAGCCGTATCCCGAGAACCGCCCCGCCCCTCGCAAGCTGAACCTGCTGGAGCAGGCCGCGGAAGCGGTGGGAGGACGGTTCTTCCGCCCCCCGCTGAGCATTCACTTCGAGGCGGGGGTCAACCCCGCGGGGGTCCGGCAGGGAGCCTGCACGCTCTGCGGAGACTGCGCCACCGGCTGCAACGTGGGTGCCAAGAACAGCACGCAGATGAACTACCTGCCGGACGCGCAGCGCCACGGCGCGGAGCTGTTCACGCACGTGGCCGTGCACCACCTGGCGCGTCACCAAGGCCACTGGCGCGTGTACTACCGGCTGGTGGGGGTGGGCCGCGAAGTGTTCGACTCGCCGCTCCAGTTTCTCACCGCGGACCGGGTCATCCTGTCGGCCGGCACCCTGGGCAGCACGGAGATCCTCATGCGCTCGCGGGCAGCGGGGCTGCCCCTGTCGCGGGAGCTGGGCCGGCACTTCTCCGGCAACGGGGATCTGATGGGCTTTGGGTACAACCTGGACGTGCCCGTGGACAGCGTGGGGTACGGGGATGAGCCCATGGAGGGCAGGGGGCCCGTGGGGCCCTCCATCACCGGGGTCATCGAGGTGAAAGACCCGGACTCGATGGAGCGCAGCATGGTGGTCGAGGAGGGGGCGGTCCCGGCGGCCCTGGGAGGCTATCTGCCCACCCTGTTCGCGGCGGTGGCGCCCATCATGGGGGAGGACACGGACGAGGGCTTCGTGGACGGGATGAAGGAGCAGGCCCGGGTGATGGAGGGGCTGGTGCGCGGGCCCTACCATGGGGCGCTGCACCACACCCAGACGCTCTTCGTCATGTCCCATGACTCGGGGAGCGGGGAACTGCGGCTGGATGGGGACAGCCTGCGCGTCGTCTGGCCGGGCGTGGGGCGGCAGGAGAACTTCGTCCGGGGGGACCAGAAGATGCGCAAGGCCACCGAGGTGTTCGGGGGCACCTACGTTCGCAACCCGATGGGAACCCGGTGGCTGGACAATGCCATTCTCGTCACACACCCGCTCGGGGGCTGCGTCATGGCGGAGGACGCAGCCAGTGGGGTGGTGGACCACGAGGGCCGCGTCTTCTCGGAGGAATCAGGCACGGCGGTCCACGCGGGACTCTATGTCTGCGATGGGGCCGTCATCCCCCGCTCGCTGGGCACCAATCCCTTCCTCACCATCTCCGCGGTGGCCGAGCGCTTCTGCGCGCTCATGGCGCAGCGGGAGGGCTGGCACATCGACTATTCGGCCCTTCCGGGGCAATTGCCGCCCGCGCCCGCGAAGCCCGTGGGCCTGCGCTTCACCGAGAGCCTGCAGGGCATCATCTCTGGCGCGGTGGACGAGGACTACCGCGAGGCCGCGGCGCCGGATCGGGCAGGGGCCTCCAGCTTCCGCTTCATCATCACGGTGCTCGTGGCGGACGTGAACGCCCTGCTGGACGACCCGATGCATGCCACGCGGGTGACCGGGTGTGTGCTGGCACCGGGGCTCTCCCCTCAGCCGCTGACGGTCACCAAGGGGACGCTCCAGGTCCTCGTGCCGGATCCCCAGCAGCCCTCGGTCAAGCAGATGCGCTACAGGATGCAGTTGCTGGCCGAGTCCGGGGAGCGCTTCTTCTTCGAGGGGTTCAAGCAACTGGTGGACGACCCAGGCTTGGACATGTGGGAGGACACCACGACGCTCTTCGTCACCGTGCGGCGCGGAGAGGGGCCCGGCGATCCCCTGATCCAGAAGGGCGTGCTGCGCATCACCCTCGATGACTTCGCCCGGCAGTGCTCCACCTTCCGGGTGACGAATGCCTCGAGCACGCAGGAGCAGCTCCATGCGGTGGGACGCTTCGGGCGCTTCTTCCTGGGGGGGCTCTTCGACATCTATTGGAAGCCGGTGGGCCCCGAGGAACTGACGGCCTGA
- the fliB gene encoding flagellin lysine-N-methylase: protein MTIPATTLRFMTRFRCIAERCEDTCCGGLRVGVSEASVQRIHETLRAAGAPEPIEEFSIPFPEGAPSERVLLRMRPDGHCVFFSAERNCSLHRDHGEAVLPDVCSTFPRTLWKQDGRLEVSGSLACPEAVRLLLLAEDAVEPVPVTPGLVTRPEAARPAPGLPGDPYVLHAGAVRDALREFLLPRGHPLSSRLSALARWAFRMDALFRGPNPLPEGEEEIGALLRAELQSGGAAMAVAQVPREPLEPWEEGGPRVLRLLTQLKDLSGVTRSERFARFVQGSRMALGVTGEEAQDGSGAWRLYTVRRAGLEAHHGPRLEQYFHHYLENYLLRHPHTEAFGLQAYVYRLSVRLARVRLTLVAHPEVSSGCARETLDQAAVECFQVLSRNVDLAPDFLALPREGLTGDRALCLQETLAWARFS from the coding sequence TTGACGATCCCGGCCACCACGCTGCGCTTCATGACGCGGTTTCGCTGCATCGCGGAGCGCTGCGAGGACACCTGCTGCGGGGGGCTCCGGGTGGGGGTAAGCGAGGCGAGCGTGCAGCGGATCCACGAGACGCTGCGAGCCGCCGGAGCGCCAGAGCCCATCGAGGAGTTCAGCATCCCCTTTCCGGAAGGGGCTCCCTCGGAGCGGGTGCTCTTGCGCATGCGGCCGGATGGGCACTGTGTCTTCTTCTCCGCCGAGCGGAATTGTTCGCTCCACCGGGACCACGGGGAAGCCGTGTTGCCGGATGTCTGTTCCACCTTTCCGCGCACGCTCTGGAAACAGGACGGGCGGTTGGAGGTCTCGGGCTCATTGGCGTGCCCGGAGGCCGTCCGCCTGTTGCTCCTGGCGGAGGATGCGGTGGAGCCGGTGCCCGTGACCCCCGGGCTGGTAACCCGCCCTGAAGCGGCGCGTCCCGCCCCTGGGTTGCCGGGAGACCCCTATGTCCTCCACGCGGGGGCGGTCCGCGACGCCCTGCGGGAATTCTTGCTGCCGAGGGGGCACCCGTTGTCCTCGCGGCTCTCCGCCCTGGCGCGGTGGGCGTTCCGGATGGATGCGCTGTTCCGGGGGCCGAACCCTCTTCCTGAGGGGGAGGAGGAAATCGGCGCACTGCTGCGGGCGGAACTTCAGAGCGGAGGGGCTGCCATGGCCGTGGCGCAAGTTCCCCGGGAGCCCCTGGAGCCATGGGAAGAGGGAGGCCCGCGCGTCCTGCGGCTCCTCACGCAGCTCAAGGACTTGAGCGGGGTCACCCGCAGCGAGCGCTTTGCCCGGTTCGTTCAGGGGAGCCGGATGGCGTTGGGCGTGACGGGGGAGGAGGCCCAGGACGGCTCCGGCGCGTGGCGCCTCTACACCGTGCGGCGGGCCGGGCTCGAAGCGCATCACGGCCCCCGGCTTGAGCAGTATTTTCATCACTATTTGGAAAACTACCTGCTGCGTCACCCGCATACGGAAGCTTTCGGGTTGCAGGCGTACGTGTATCGCTTGTCCGTGCGGCTGGCGCGGGTGAGGCTGACCCTGGTGGCCCATCCAGAGGTCTCTTCCGGGTGCGCTCGAGAGACGTTGGACCAGGCCGCGGTGGAGTGCTTCCAGGTTCTCTCCCGGAATGTGGATCTGGCGCCCGATTTCCTGGCGCTCCCTCGGGAAGGACTCACCGGAGACCGGGCGCTCTGTCTGCAGGAGACCCTCGCCTGGGCGCGGTTCTCGTGA